In Schistosoma mansoni, WGS project CABG00000000 data, supercontig 0244, strain Puerto Rico, whole genome shotgun sequence, one genomic interval encodes:
- a CDS encoding choline-phosphate cytidylyltransferase, translating to MSKGNG from the coding sequence ATGTCGAAAGGTAATGGATAA